Below is a genomic region from Balaenoptera ricei isolate mBalRic1 chromosome 3, mBalRic1.hap2, whole genome shotgun sequence.
TGGAGCGCTGTGTGAGCTCcagcaagttactgaacctctctgggcttccttttcctcccctgtaaggcaggaaggcaggaatAGGAGAAGTGCCACTTTCTGAGGTCACTCAGGAGTAAATGAATGGGTACGTGCAATGCGCTCGCTGGCAGCGCACGGAATAGTCTTGCTTAGTAATATTATGCAGAGGAAGAAGGTCATTATTATTACTTCTCACAACAACACTGTCATCTCTCCCAGAGGCTCCTTCTGCTATTTGTGCATGACTCCATGCCCGCTTCCCACACCTCAGCGCTGAAAGACGGGACGGCGGGGGTGAGGGAGGtacccacttcacagatggggaagatgaggctggagaggcacCACCACAGCCAGCAAAGGGCAGACTGCAGGATTTGAGGCTCAGTTGAGAGAGCAGACCTGGCTCCCAGGAGGGTCCGTGAGGCCCTGCCCTTGGCTTTGTTTCCCTCTTCTCCGCCCCCTTCCTACCTCCGGGGAGCCTGGAATGCTGCTCTCCCGGGAACCTCTAAGAAAAGGCACCGGAACACATCACACCAACGGAGGGCTCACAGGGAATCCCCCACCCTCGCAGTGCTGAGCTGGGCAaccaggctggggagggagcgTCATTTCTACAAGGTCCCCGGGGGAGTGGGACAGCCCCGCAGAAGGTAAGGGATGGGTGGAGGCTGGCTCCACTTCCCCCCCTTCTGCCAGTATCTCCCGGCTGAGTGACCTCTACTCCCAGAGCCTGTGATCTCATCTATACCCTGGGCTTGAAAATAACAGAATCCACGCCCCGcagccccaccctccagccccaccctccaaTTGCTCTGTTGCCTTGGCAAGTgacttcccctctctgtgcctggctTTCCTCTTCTGTGACAGGGGGATAATAGAATGCCCCTTAGTGAGCAGACTAAATGAGATCTTACCTGTGAAGTGCTTGGCGCAAAGGaagcacttcattcattcattcattccttagaTAGTTAGAATCTCTCCTATGATCCAGGCACTCAGGCTCAACTTTGAATGAGGTAGATAAAAatctctgacctctgaagccaatATTCTAGAGGGAGAAGGGCAGTgaccagattttaaaaatctagagagtgtcgggacttccctggtggcgcagtggttaagaatccgcctgccagtgcaggggactcgggttcgagccctggtctgggaagatcccacataccgcagagcaactaagcccatgcgccccaactactgagcctgcactctagagcctgtgaaccacacctactgagcctgtgtgccacaactactgaagcccacgcacctagagcccacgctccgcaacaagagaagccactgcaatgagaagcccgtgcacctcaacgaaaacCCAGCgcctccaataaataaataaataaatttattaaaaaaaaaaaaaaaatctagagagtGTCAAGGGATCACAAGTTCTGTGAATGAGGAATCAGGGAAAGGAGGATAAACTGGTCTGTTGTGCTGTTGTGGGATGGCAAGCGTTCCAGCTCCAGACAGGGTGGTTGGGAGAAGGAGGTGAGGAAGCAGGCCAGGTGCAGATCTGGGGGAAGAGACATCCAGGCAGAGGAGATGGctcgtgcaaaggtcctggggcaggacCGGGCTTGGTGTGTGGGAGGAACATCGAGGAGCCCTGAgtgtctggagcagagtgagaCCCTTGTGTCTGCAGGCCTTGCTAgatcccgcccccgcccccccgcagGGACTGAGCCAGACCTTCCAGAGGTACAGTGACAAGGACTCACATTTCCTCTGCTCCCACCACAGTATGGCACTATTAACATTTGGAGATGGATCATTGTTTGTGGTGGGGTCTGACTGTGCACTACATGTAGGGGTttgagcagcacccctggcccccaccccctcGATGCCAGGAGCACCCCCCAGTCATGACAACCACAGATGTCCCCAGATGCCACCCAGTGCCCTCTGGGGGAGGGGGTAGAATGGTCctggattgagaaccactgatttaagtccattttgcaggtgagaaaactgagatctcAAGAGAGGTAGCAACTAACTCACAGACTTGGGCCATGGGAGTGTCAGAGCCAGGCTCCACACCCAGGTATGGGGACCCCTGATTGCTCTGATAGACCTCATGTCCACCTTCCCTGTCACCTCCCACCAGATGCTGGACATGGAGGAGCTGACCATCTGGGAACAGCACACAGCCACGATCAGCAAGGTGGGGCCTCCCTCTCTCTGCGTGGGTGCTGACGGGAATGGTGGGTTGGTCCCTGCAGGACAGCCTTTGTCCCAATGAGAAGCAAAATCACGTTCTGTCTCTCATCCCCCCTCAGGACCCCCGCCGAGGCTTCGGCATTGCAATATCTGGTGGCCGAGACCGGCCCAGTGGATCAGTGGTTGTGTCCGATGTGGTGCCTGGAGGACCAGCTGAGGGCCGGCTACAGTGAGTGTCAAGGCAGCCGGGttccggcgggggtgggggtggggggacacatcAAGAGGAGGGAACCGTGTGGGCCAAAGCCAGGAGGCTGGAAAGTGCCTGGCGCCTTCCAACTCTGTCAGTACAGGGCTTGGAGTTGGCAGCAGGACAGTCAGTGACTAGCCCCCACTCTCCTCAAGGCACTGGTCCTCTGATGAGTTCTGGGGGTCATAGTGGCCCCAGGATGCGCCTGGAGCAAATATCCTGGGAACCTCTTTTTGGCTGGAGGGAGAGAGACCCAGTGTCCTGAGCCCTTGTGGGTAGGAGGCTCCTGGGGGTTATGTTGGGAAAATGGTCTGGGACCCAAGTGGCTGACGGGTGATATGGCTCAGCTCAGAATCAGCGACCAgcttcagagagagagagtatgaaACGgacagggagagaaggggagaaaagcAGGAAGAGGGGGCCCGAGAGAAAGAAGTGAGGGGGTACAGGGACACCAGGTGTAATTGCAGCTTATGTTCTATGATTGCATTTCACTATTATGTGGGTTCTGTgatcagccccattttacagatgaggaaactgaggcccagaaggatAAATGTCTTCATGAGTCTGGGGACACCAGTGAATCAGAACCAGGCTTTGTACACGTGGGGGTACCTGCCAGGGGCCCTCAGGGcaggcctggggagaggggctCCTGGGTGATGTCTCCTCCCTGAGACCCGGCCTCCTCCCTCAGGACAGGGGACCACATCGTCATGGTGAATGGAGTCTCCATGGAGAGTGTCACGTCCACCTTCGCCATTCAGATACTCAAGACCTGCACAAAAGTGGCCAACATTGTGAGTGGGGGCTCGGTGGGAGAGGCAGCCCCTGGCTCAGGTGGCACTTCTGCCCCTGGCTGAACCCCACTCCCCCTGGTCCTGCTGCCCATGGGCAGTATGAGTATAAGCTTCCCCAAGCAAGTGGAATCTTGTTGCCATTCACAGCTTGGATGTTAAGGCCCAGAGGGACCAGAGTGCCCCATGGTTCCCCAGGGTCCCCCATGGGATGGGGCAAAGCCTTGAGCTGCCCCCTGCCACCCCGACCATCTCTGCCTGCCCTAACAGACAGTCAAGCGTCCCCGGAAAGTCCAGCTGCCCATCACCAAGGCCACCTCTGGCCTGGGACACCAGGACTCGGATGAGGAAGATGGGCCGCGGCGGCTGGACGAGGCTGACCACGGCCAGGGCTACGAGGGTGACACGTCCAGCGGCTCTGGCCACTCCTGGGGCGAGCGCTCCCGCCGGCCAAGGACAGGTCGCCGGAGCCGGGCCGGCAGCCATGGGCGCAGGAGCCCAGGCGGTGGCTCCGAAGCCAACGGGCTGGCCCTAGTGTCTGGCTTCAAGCGGCTGCCGCGGCAGGATGTGCAGATGAGGCCCGTGAAGTCCGTGCTGGTGCGGAGGAGAGACAGTGACGGTGAGCGTGGGGGCCACGTTGTCGGCAGTGGGGCTTGGCATCCCCGGGAACGGGCAGCGCTGCTGCCCCAAAATCTGGCCACATATGGTGTGTGGTCAGCAGAATAGTGGCCTCCAAAGATACCCACATCCTGGTCCCAGGACCTGTGGACTTTTCACCTCACGGGGCAGAGGGGACTTTGCAGGTGGGGTTAAGTTAAGGCCCCTGAGATGGGGGTGACCCTGGATTCCCCAGGGGGCCCAGCGTCATcccagggtccttataagagggaggcgggagggtcagaggcagagagagacgggAGATGCTGCGCTGCTGGCTGTGAGGATGCAGAAGGGGCCGCGAGCCAGGGATGCggcgcctctagaagctggaaaaggcaggaaccgctgctcccctggagcctccggaaggaccagccctgcccacgcCTGGATTTTAGCCCCGTTGAGGCCCATTTCAGACTATgagataaatttgtgttgtattatggccactaagtttgtggcagTTTGGTACAGCAACAGGAAACTCATACATCGTGACATCAGTCGACTGTCAAGGGATTAGTAGGCATAGAACAGTAGGGACGTGATCTCTCATTCCTGTCTTGAGTCAATGGCAGTATTGTGACCTTGGAATTCTGGTCATGATGTGACAAATGGCACTGGGATATCTACCCCACATTGTAATTTTAATAATCCTGAAAACGCTCATCGTGATGTCACTGAGTATTGGGGTTGTGACCCCTAAGCCCCTTTGGTGATGTCATCAGGGTGTTGGGAAGGGACAGCCTGGGCTCTGCTCCTTCTCAGGTGCCTGCTGCTGACTGCTGCGCAATGATATCAGAATCCCTGCCCCAGAGCCTTTTCATGGGCTGTTCCCCCCCCATCCTGAAATGACCTTCCCAAGACCCCTGCAGGGTTTGCTCCCTTGCTTCATCCAAGACCCAGCTCAGACGTCACCCCCTGAGAGAGGCCATCCCCCACCACCTGTCCCCAAACTGCCCCTCCGCAGCcactctccccacctcctggcttactctctctctctttttttcttttaatacttcctattttttaaaattaattatttatttattttaaaattttatttatttatttttggctgccttgggtcttcgttgctgcacgtgggctttcgctagttgaggcaagcaagggctactcttcagtgcggtgcgtgggcttctcattgcggtggcttctcttgttgcagagcacagtctctaggcgcgtgggcttcagtagttgtggcactcgggctcagtagtcgtggcacacgggcttagttgccctgcggcatgtgggatcttcccggaccagggttcgaacccgtgtcccctgcattggcaggtggattcttaaccactgcgccaccagggaagtcccccagcttTTTCTCTTCCCAGTGCTCAGCATCACCGGGTGCTTGTGTGTTCCATCTCCCCCAACTACAGGGGACCAGGTCTGCTTTGTCACCCGCCGACAGGCACCTGCAGGGGGAGAGTGCCCACTGGAAAGGGGCAGCAGGCTGaagcctgccccctccctgcaggACAGCAGCCTGGAAGGTGGGATGGTTGAGGGCAGGCGAGAAGGCTGAGGTCTGAGAGCCCCTGGCAGCCCAGAACCCaggccctgcctcagtttccctcctcGTCCCCCCACAGATTTCGGGGTCAAACTGGGCAGTCAGATCTTCATCAAGCACATTACAGAATCAGGCCTGGCTGCCCGGAATAGCAGGCTCCAGGAAGGAGACCTCATCCTACAGGTGAGCCCAGGCTTCCTGTCAAGGGGCAGGGAGACCGGGGCCAGAGGGTAACAGTGTTACCAAGGCATATGGCACGGTCAGCAGAGCTGGTTCTGAACTACTTGCCTCTTGCATTGTGGCCTGTTTCACAAAGGTTGGAGATGGCTATGCAGGATTTTCCCCCCTTCCCCACATCTGCTGCAAATCCATTGCCAAATGTCGGTTTCTAGCACCCCCTTTGGGTTGTCTGTTTCTAGTATCCCCAGAATCACATGACCTGCTGGCTACAGCACTGATTCATGGGCCTGCCTTAGATGCCTGGATGCTAATGGTCCAGAGACCAGGCTTTGAGGAGCAGCTCTGCCTTAAGAGCTTGGTTTCCTTCTAGACTCCTCCCCTGAAAATCTGTTTCTAGTGATTCCTAGTGTTTGATATCCAAATCATTTCTGGTTGATTGTTTCTAGAGTTTCCTCAGAGTTGTCTGTTTCTAGTGACCCTGAGGAATTGTCTGTTTCTAGTAGTTTGGGGCTGACACTTGAAACAGAGcttggaggtggggctgggggctagAAGGGTTACTGAAAACAGACATTCCCAAGAGAAAATGTTAGCAATGGATTCCTGGTGAGGGGAGATGACATTAAATCCCTCCTAGGAATTGTGTGTTTCTAATCCACTTCTAGATGTCTGTTTCCAGTACCTCCTAGAGACTGTCTGTTTCTAGTATCTAAGTATTTACTCTCTCTCCCCCAATTAGAGTTGTTTCTAACATCTGTTCCCAGTGTCTCCTGagaaatttccccctctggggAAATGAGAGtcaatccatttttaatttttccctagCGCCCCCCCACCCCTCTTAGAAAATTGTCTGTTTCTAGAATTCTTCTGGAGGTCAGTTATTGGCATAGCCTCCTCTCACAGCAGGAATGCAATTCTATCATTTTCTGTTGAGAATGTCTGTTTTTAGTAACCCCTGAGGGTTGTGTGTTTCTAGTCCCCCTCACCAAGGTATCTGTTTCTAGTATCCCCTATCTCTCATGAACTTGCTTCCTCCTTCCTGATCCCTTTTAGATCAACGGGGTGTCCAGTGAGAATCTGTCACTGAGTGACACACGGCAACTGATCGAGAAGTCGGAAGGGAAACTGACTCTGCTGGTGCTCAGGGACCGAGGCCAGTTCCTGGTGAATATCCCTCCGGCCGTCAGCGACAGCGACAGCTCCCTTCTGGAGGGTGAGGGGCCAAGAGGCCGGCCCTGGGAGGTTCAAATGGAGGGCCAGGGAGGCAGGCTGTGCCAGGCAGGGCCAAGCAGGAGTTGGGAAGCCTGGCCttgagaggctcagagagggacagaaacttgcccaaggccacacagcaagttagGGCTGGAGGCCCTCAGCTGAGTCTGACTCTGGTCTGGGCCCCTTTGCTTAGAGGGGCCTGATGTGCCCCTCTGTGAAATGGCAGCCTGGAAGGCATGCCCGTGGCTGAGACACGCTTTCCCCCACAGACATCTCAGACCTCGGGTCAGAACTGTCTCAGGCGCCACCATCCCATGTACCACCGCCACCCCAGCATAGGCAGCGGAGTGCGGACGCCAGCCGAACCAGCTCCCCCATGTATGTAACCTCATCGGCTAGAATGGCCAAGTGGGATGGGAAAATGGGCCTATCTTTTCCAACATGGGGTAGCCTTGAGGGTGCAGTCATGGCGGCCTGCCTGGAAGAGGCCTCTCCTTCCACACACAGTCCTTCTTGCCTCCTTATTGTGGCTCAGGGTTCTTGATCCTGGAAGAACCAGATATGGGCGGACTTAAAGCAGAAGGGACAACAGAATTTTACAACAAGCCCTAGAAGACTTCAAAATGCATAAGCCCTGTCACCGAGCAAGGCTTTTAGAGAGTTCTCTTGGGGGCAAAATAGCCACAGCTGTGTGCAGGGATTAGAGGATGCTTATTCGTTATGATGAGATTTATAAAAGGGACAGAGTGGCAGTTACTTTGTTAGTCTCCTGGGGCTGCAGTAACAAAGCGCCACAAACTGGTCGGCTTagaaccacagaaatttattgtctcaaagTCCTGGAGACTGACGACCCAAGTCACGGTGTCAGGCCCACGCTGCCTCTCAAGGCTCTTAGGGGAaaatctgttccaggcctttctcctagcttctggtagcctctggcattccttggcttccaGGTGGCCGTCTCCCCGCTGTGTGTCTTCATGTCATCTTCCCCCCgtgtatgtgtctctgtgtccagatgtcccctttttataaggacaccagtcagactggattagccacgccccccccaccccagtatgACCTCAGGTTCACTAATCACATCGTGATGACCCTGTTCCCAAATGAGGTCCCATTCTGAGATCCTGGGGGTTAGGACCGCAACAGATGAATTTTGAGGGTACACAATTCAGTGCCTTAAAAAACATGACTGCACAACACTTGGGGATTAGGTAACAGGCACCTCATTTAAGCCTGCAGTCCCCTGTGAAGTAGGGGGTTGTATCTGTTATCTACAGCCGCATAACAAATGACCCCCAAACCTGGCCGCTTGAAACAATGGtaaacatgtattatctcactgtTGCTGAGAGTCAGGAATTGGGGAcggcttagctgggtggttctggttCATGGTCTCGTGAGGTTACAGTCAAGACGTGGTCTAGGGCTGTGGGCTTTTGGGAGTGGATGATCCCCTTCTAAGCTCCCTCGCATGGCTGTTGGCGGGAGGACCAGGAGGTGGGGGTCATTGCGGTCCATTTTAGAGGCCAGAGGAGGGCCCACGCCAAGGCCCCAGATCTTACTCCACCACTAATTAGGGCACTAACTAGCGGCAACACAAggagatggtgtgtgtgtgcttggCCTGTAGTGAATGCTCTTTATTACGATTGTTATAATATAATCCTTGCTTGGGAATATTAGACAGCCATGAAACAGGATGTCTCCAAGAGTATATTGAAAAGACCTTGGGAAAATGCACTTGGCATTGTGTATGGTGAATGAACCGGATTGCAGAATGACACAGGGCAGCATCTCAAAGGGTTTGGGGGACTCTTGTGTGATCTTCCTGGGGATTCCATGGGCACACAGAAGGATCTGTGGACAGACGGCTCCAAGTAGCTTGATGTGTTTCTCCGACGCAGACCCTGTACTCTTTAAACCTGCCCCGCGAGACCTGGGCTGGGGGTACATCATTCTCAAGTGTCTTTCGCCACCCCCAGTCACTCAGCACTGGGGGTTCACAGGCTGTATGTCGGAAATGCTAACATATGGCCTGATCTTGATTTTCTTTCAGAAGTATATATTTCCTCACTGTTTCTTTGAAAGCATCTGAAAGATCTGGAAAGTAACTCTTTTGTGCTAACAGTGGGTTGATTTTGCAGGGAACTTTCTTTCTGTCCTGTGGTTTAACTCTGTGTTAGTCTGCTCGGGCtgttaacaaaataccataggcaGGAGGCCGGAAGTCCATGGCCAGGGTGCTGGCATGGCCGGTTCCTGGTGAAGGCCTCTTCCTGGCCCATGGACGGCCGCCTTCCTGCTGTGTGTTCCCACGGTGGAGAGAGTGATCTCTGGTGTCTTTTATAAGGATACTAATCCTgtcatgggggccccaccctcatgacctcatttagaCCTGGTCACCTCCAAAGGCCCGCCTCCTAAGACCAtcccactgggggttaggacttcagcatatgaatttggggggacacagacattggGTCAAGAGCACCTTCTATAACTTTTCActaatattaaaacaataaacatgacTGTCACAGGCTCATCTCATTTTGAGGCCTTGACTCGACTCAGCCATCCCAGGGCTCggaggaggaaactggggctcagagaggggaagcagagggccggaggtcacacagctgcagaGGGGCAGGACCAGGATTAGAACCCACGTGCCGATAAATTAAAATTCTTCTAAAAATTGCTGCTcaacatccccccacccccacctcaccccaaatCTGTTCCCCACCAGGGAGAGCCCCCAGCTTCGGCAGGAAAGTTCAGTGGATTCTAGGACTGCGTCAGAACCAGGTGAGCAGAGAGTGGTGACTCTGAGCACCCCTCCTCTGATTTTTCTGATCGCAGCCAATGAGGCTGTACCGAGCAGAGCGGGGAAGGCCGGCACGGACCTAAGAGGCCAGGGACAGTTCCCTGGGAAGAAGCAGGGGACTGGGGGCTGCATTCCAAGGGGCAGAGACACCCCCCAGCAAAGGTTTGGCGGCTGGACCAGTCAGCGTGCTCGGGAAAAACTGGCTGTTCCCTTTCAGACTCCCCGAGGCAAAGGAGCTGTGACGTCCACAGCGTGCCCAGCGGTCAGAGCGTGGAGGACCACGGGTATGTGCCCCAGGACAGAGCCCCCCAGCTGAGGACTCGCACCCCCGGGGCTGCCTCCTGGTTCCCATCACCTGCCTTCTCGCACCAGCATGGGGGTGGGGCTCTCCCATCCACGGCCTGACCTGTCCCTGCCTCACTGCTCAGGTACAGCCCCGCCTCGCGGGTGGTCCGCTTCCTCAAGGGCGCAAACATTGGGCTGCGGCTGGCCGGAGGCAATGACGTGGGCATCTTTGTGTCCCGGGTGCAGGCGGGCAGCCCGGCTGACGGGCAGGGCATCCAGGAGGGGGATGAGATTCTGCAGGTGAGCGGGGGAGGCTGGTGGTGGGCCTGCTGGGTGGTACCCGAGTCTGTTACTGCTTGTGTGGCCTCCCCCGGGGACCCCCTGGGGACTGGCAAGACACCCAGAGACATTCAAACATTTtaaggcttcccagcctggggcaTGACCTTGATGATTGGGTCATGACCTTGTGCATGTCACATCCTTGTCAATGTCATGACCTCGATGTCCAGCTCACGACCTTTCCCAGGTCACTGCCTCGTTATCGATGTCACAGTCTCCTTGTTTGTGTCACTGAGTTGACCGTGTCCTGACTATGTTGCCTGGGCCGCACCCTTGATCCCTGCGTCCATCCACAGTCCCTTTCTGTGCCAACTCCAGTCTCCCGTGTCCGGGTCGTGGCCTTATCCAGGTCGCGCCTTCGTGGTGTGTCTTTAACTCCACGATCATCAGTGTCTGTGACCTGCTGTCTGGGTCTGTATATTGTGTCCCTGTCACGACCCCATGTCTGTCTTGACTCTTTCAAGTATCACAAAATTCTCACCAGTGTCCTGGTCCTGTCACAGCTGTGACCCCTCGTTCCCATGTCTTGATGTTGACAACCCACAGAGCCTCGGTTATGCCTGTACTGATTGCATTCCCTGTATCCTGGTTTCTGGGCCAGAccctcacgtgtgtgtgtgtgtgtgtgtgtgtgtgtgtgtgtgtgtgacgccCAGGCTGCCACAGGGCAGTGCCCCTTTCCGAAAGCCGTCCCCCGATCTCTGGGGCTCTTGACAGCAGCTCTGGAAGGAGTTGGGTGGAGGGCTTCGTCTGGAGGAAGAGCTGGGATCTTGTGCCCTTGTCCCACCCCTGCACCCACTTCCCGGCAGGTGAATGATACTCCATTCCAGAACCTGACCCGGGAGGAGGCTGTGCAGTTCCTGCTGGAGCTGCCCCCGGGCGAGGAGGTGGAGCTGGTGACGCAGCGGAAGCAGGACAGTGAGTGTgcgtgagtgtatatgtgtgtgtgagtgtgtgagagcgtgtgtgtctgtgagagtggAGCTGGGATCCAcggccaggccctggggaggggtCGGGTCTGAGCGGTGGCCCTGCTAGCTCACGGAGCCTCCGTGTCCACAGTCTTCCGGAAGATGGTGCAGTCCCGCGTGGGCGACTCCTTCTACATCCGCATGCACTTTGAGATGGAGCCCAGCCCGCCGTCTGGCCTGGGCTTCACCCGCGGAGACGTCTTCCACGTGCTGGACACGCTGTACCCCGGCCCTGGGCAGAGCCATGCTCGCGGAGGCCACTGGCTGGCGGTGCGCATGGGGCGTGACCTCCGGGAGAAAGAGCGGGGCATCATCCCCAACCAGAGCAGGTGGGGACCGCCCACGGGAACAGGGCACAGCGTCACCGCTTAGCGTCCTTGGTGATTCGGTCTGGGGAGCCGTGCAGAAGGCTCAGGGCTGACCAGTCAGTGCTTGTATGAGTTTCCTGCaggtgctgtaacaaattaccacaaaccaaaaaaaaaaaaaaattaccacaaacctagGGGCTCTGAACAATACACTTTTATCCTCTCacgttctggaggtcagaaatgaGTCTGATGGGGCTAAATCCAGGCGTGGGCAGGGCGGGtccttccagaggctccaggggagcatCGGTTcccgccttttccagcttctagaggcgccGCATCCCTGGCTCGCGgcccctcctgcatcctcacagCCAGCAGCGCAGCATCTCCCGTCTCTCTCGGCCTCtgaccctcccgcctccctcttataaggacgctGTGATGACACTAGGGCCCCCGGGGAATCCAGGGTCATCCCCATCTCAGGGGCCTTAACTTAACCCCTCGTGCAAAGTCCCCTTTGCCGTGAGAGGTGACATACTCACAGGTCCCGGGATTAGGCCTTGGACATCTTTGGGGCTGTGATCCTGGACCCCAGTGCTCACtcatctcctctcttctctccaggGCGGAGCAGCTGGCCAGTCTGGAGGCTGCCCAGCGGGCCGTGGGGGTCGGGCCCGGAGCCTCAGCGGGCTCCAGCACACGGGCCGAGTTCTGGCGGCTGCGGGGTCTTCGTCGGGGAGCCAAGAAGACCACCCATCGGAGCCGCGAGGATCTGTCGGCTCTGACCAGACAGGGTCATTACCCGCCATATGAACGCGTGGTGCTGCGAGAAGGTGGGCCAGGGTGGGAGGGGCTGAGGGGGGGGCCTCAAGTAAGAGTGTTCCGAAGCCACAATCCTTACCTCTCTCCTTCCACCCAAAATACCCCCTTTTGGTTACTTTAGgatgaaaatacacacacacaaaaccagcaCATAGATCCTTTCACTACTGGAGAACCAGGGGTAAAAATAcacctcattcagatttcaggAAGGGAAGAGATTAAGCTCTTGCCCACAGCCTCAGGGCAGAAGGATTAAAACCAGGTGCTgaggctttttaaagaaaatagcaGGTGACTCAGGACCGGAAAGGGCTGAGCCGCTTTCCAGCTGCTGGTCTGTCATCCAGACAAAAAAGATTCAAACATAAAAGGCTACGTACTTAATTTCTACTCCCAGGCAACGAAAGTTTAGAAATCTGAACGTATGGAGTTTTTAAGAGCAAGAGAGAGgcctggaaggagaggagaaaaagagagaagggtcAGGTGTAAAGAGCCGTCTGCTTACTCGCTTTTCTCCGGCCAAGATGCCTTCTGCACCCACTTCCTCACTGGTAAAAGGGAGTATTGGTGAGGCCAGGGGTCAAACAAGCTCTTCCtgcaaagggccagacagtattttaggctttgcaggccagatGGTTTCTGTCCAAATGACTCAACTCTGCaggaaggcaggagagagggGACATGCTGGATGTGGctttgtg
It encodes:
- the TJP3 gene encoding tight junction protein ZO-3 isoform X2; translated protein: MAVRFQMLDMEELTIWEQHTATISKDPRRGFGIAISGGRDRPSGSVVVSDVVPGGPAEGRLQTGDHIVMVNGVSMESVTSTFAIQILKTCTKVANITVKRPRKVQLPITKATSGLGHQDSDEEDGPRRLDEADHGQGYEGDTSSGSGHSWGERSRRPRTGRRSRAGSHGRRSPGGGSEANGLALVSGFKRLPRQDVQMRPVKSVLVRRRDSDDFGVKLGSQIFIKHITESGLAARNSRLQEGDLILQINGVSSENLSLSDTRQLIEKSEGKLTLLVLRDRGQFLVNIPPAVSDSDSSLLEDISDLGSELSQAPPSHVPPPPQHRQRSADASRTSSPMESPQLRQESSVDSRTASEPDSPRQRSCDVHSVPSGQSVEDHGYSPASRVVRFLKGANIGLRLAGGNDVGIFVSRVQAGSPADGQGIQEGDEILQVNDTPFQNLTREEAVQFLLELPPGEEVELVTQRKQDIFRKMVQSRVGDSFYIRMHFEMEPSPPSGLGFTRGDVFHVLDTLYPGPGQSHARGGHWLAVRMGRDLREKERGIIPNQSRAEQLASLEAAQRAVGVGPGASAGSSTRAEFWRLRGLRRGAKKTTHRSREDLSALTRQGHYPPYERVVLREASFKRPVVILGPVADIAMQKLTAEMPEEFEIAESVSRTDSASKIIKLDTVRVIAEKDKHALLDVTPSAIERLNYVQYYPIVVFCVPESRTALKALRQWLAPTSHRNSRRLYAQAQKLRKHSDHLFTATIPLQGTSDSWYQELKAIIREQQTRPIWTAEDQIREGRGSAQPGHVHPQLDSSSEDNLDLPHRSLADSSADLSCDSRLNSDYETDGEGGVYTDGEGYTDGEGGPHTDVDEGPLAPALARSSEPVLEDEPRILQDHGRSSGHRGTQVDGRHPQGQWRQDSMRTYERDALRKKFTRARDVESSDEDGYDWGPATDL
- the TJP3 gene encoding tight junction protein ZO-3 isoform X5, producing the protein MAVRFQMLDMEELTIWEQHTATISKDPRRGFGIAISGGRDRPSGSVVVSDVVPGGPAEGRLQTGDHIVMVNGVSMESVTSTFAIQILKTCTKVANITVKRPRKVQLPITKATSGLGHQDSDEEDGPRRLDEADHGQGYEGDTSSGSGHSWGERSRRPRTGRRSRAGSHGRRSPGGGSEANGLALVSGFKRLPRQDVQMRPVKSVLVRRRDSDDFGVKLGSQIFIKHITESGLAARNSRLQEGDLILQINGVSSENLSLSDTRQLIEKSEGKLTLLVLRDRGQFLVNIPPAVSDSDSSLLEDISDLGSELSQAPPSHVPPPPQHRQRSADASRTSSPMESPQLRQESSVDSRTASEPDSPRQRSCDVHSVPSGQSVEDHGYSPASRVVRFLKGANIGLRLAGGNDVGIFVSRVQAGSPADGQGIQEGDEILQVNDTPFQNLTREEAVQFLLELPPGEEVELVTQRKQDIFRKMVQSRVGDSFYIRMHFEMEPSPPSGLGFTRGDVFHVLDTLYPGPGQSHARGGHWLAVRMGRDLREKERGIIPNQSRAEQLASLEAAQRAVGVGPGASAGSSTRAEFWRLRGLRRGAKKTTHRSREDLSALTRQGHYPPYERVVLREASFKRPVVILGPVADIAMQKLTAEMPEEFEIAESVSRTDSASKIIKLDTVRVIAEKDKHALLDVTPSAIERLNYVQYYPIVVFCVPESRTALKALRQWLAPTSHRNSRRLYAQAQKLRKHSDHLFTATIPLQGTSDSWYQELKAIIREQQTRPIWTAEDQLDSSSEDNLDLPHRSLADSSADLSCDSRLNSDYETDGEGGVYTDGEGYTDGEGGPHTDVDEGPLAPALARSSEPVLEDEPRILQDHGRSSGHRGTQVDGRHPQGQWRQDSMRTYERDALRKKFTRARDVESSDEDGYDWGPATDL